The following are encoded in a window of Variovorax paradoxus genomic DNA:
- a CDS encoding pilus assembly protein — translation MLIEWEQDMKRPSNFWRLGALALLALASAGARADDIDIYQGTTSGAAPNLLMILDNAAAASASSTFTCSDPNLVVNDPTKNLGFEQCGLYSAIKALGTDAALKGNINLGLMYFPSGQTDGGTFVLPKPSPAPSSLERMDDTGLDKMLKQVAALSLATDKSNNNQISQAMQEAWAFYQGKTGLSGTTYPGLANQQACGRNFVLYITLATNNQKMQDSGNLGGNALQAAQGLTSLPAQLPMLAWSSPIAPNKVPKSGPPYATDYSDEWAYFMSTGASPHLKTPYPGITTYTIILSDGTNPEYEQLMASMASHGGGQYFVVQIGDVKGLAAAISRVFSDVQAVNSVFAAPVLPVSANMQGTYVNQIFMGMFRPDGSENPRWMGNLKQYQFGVDTTDPTAPQLFLADASWGNYSAGTNANRALSAAGTGFISPTAVSFWSAKDISSLPDSKGGFWLNAFKAQGASDGHDWADGQIVEKGGVGQQIRLKYLTDSYPPTSTASATTSRNVYTCVGSGCVANAALSAMPFKVSNTNLTATALGITASSVTAANLINWARGDDTSASGDSAAGPEASRPPDTGITVRGSVHGDVLHSRPAVIDYGGTTGVVVFYGANDGMFRAVNGNQPNNPNDPSKPKGNCTLSPTCAISVKDATDTTARVPPGGELWSFVPSEFYSGLQRLYQNSPALKLGSSTAGVAKTYFFDGAPGVYQNSATGTAYLFLSARRGGRLLYALDVSDPVNPKFMWKRSNADTGFGELGQTWSQPKVAMIKGHANPVLIFGAGYDTNEDAEPPAADTMGRGIFILDAVTGNLLWQAGPGGSGTTCTGNPCKLAGMNYAIPADITLVDRDFDGYIDRLYAADTGGNIWRVDLQPTGSGDASTWQASQLAALGGTGATKRKFFFSPDVVLTKTYDVVLDITGDREHPLLTQKASGIVNRFYMIKDTNVGGDGAGWTPVRDDTSSTADVAPTTLFHATASAPYNNTLSGFYVTLGGAGEKGVNAPTTVGGIVYFGTNQPIVPSSTSCQANLGTARSYGVNFLTGATTSKLLHGGGLAPSPVFGVVTVTVDGKERRLPFLIGGGGGSGADGSSGLGAQKPNIPINATRKRTYWYRETDR, via the coding sequence ATGTTGATCGAATGGGAGCAGGACATGAAGAGGCCTTCGAATTTCTGGCGGCTGGGTGCCTTGGCACTGCTTGCCCTGGCAAGTGCCGGCGCGCGAGCCGACGACATCGACATCTATCAGGGCACGACCAGCGGCGCCGCCCCGAACCTGTTGATGATCCTCGACAACGCGGCGGCGGCGAGTGCGAGTTCGACCTTCACCTGTTCCGACCCCAACCTGGTGGTGAACGATCCGACGAAGAACCTGGGCTTTGAGCAGTGCGGGCTGTACAGCGCCATCAAGGCCCTCGGCACCGATGCGGCCCTCAAAGGCAACATCAACCTGGGCCTGATGTACTTTCCTTCCGGACAGACCGATGGCGGCACTTTTGTCTTACCCAAACCGTCGCCGGCGCCGAGCTCGCTGGAGCGGATGGATGACACGGGCCTCGACAAGATGCTCAAGCAGGTCGCGGCGCTGAGCCTTGCCACTGACAAGAGCAACAACAACCAGATTTCCCAGGCCATGCAGGAAGCCTGGGCCTTCTATCAGGGGAAGACTGGCCTGTCGGGCACCACCTACCCGGGGCTGGCGAACCAGCAAGCCTGCGGCAGGAATTTCGTCCTCTACATCACGCTGGCCACCAACAACCAGAAGATGCAGGACAGCGGGAACCTGGGCGGCAATGCACTGCAGGCGGCGCAAGGCCTGACGAGCCTGCCGGCGCAACTGCCGATGCTGGCATGGAGTTCTCCGATTGCGCCGAACAAGGTCCCCAAGAGCGGACCTCCGTACGCAACCGACTACTCCGACGAGTGGGCGTACTTCATGTCCACGGGGGCCTCGCCCCACCTGAAGACGCCCTACCCGGGCATCACCACCTACACCATCATCCTGAGCGACGGGACCAATCCCGAGTACGAGCAGCTCATGGCTAGCATGGCCAGCCATGGAGGGGGGCAGTATTTCGTGGTGCAGATCGGCGACGTCAAGGGACTGGCCGCCGCCATCAGCCGGGTGTTCAGTGACGTGCAAGCCGTCAACAGCGTGTTCGCGGCGCCGGTGTTGCCGGTGAGCGCCAACATGCAGGGGACCTACGTCAACCAGATCTTCATGGGCATGTTCCGCCCCGACGGCAGCGAGAACCCGCGCTGGATGGGCAACCTCAAGCAGTACCAGTTCGGCGTGGACACCACCGACCCGACTGCGCCGCAGTTGTTTCTCGCCGACGCCTCGTGGGGAAACTACTCCGCAGGCACCAACGCCAACCGGGCGCTGAGCGCGGCGGGCACAGGTTTCATTTCACCTACGGCGGTCAGCTTCTGGAGCGCCAAGGACATCAGTTCCCTGCCCGACTCCAAGGGCGGTTTCTGGCTCAACGCGTTCAAGGCGCAAGGCGCCAGCGATGGCCATGACTGGGCAGACGGGCAGATCGTCGAGAAAGGCGGGGTCGGGCAGCAGATCCGCCTCAAATACCTGACCGACTCCTACCCCCCGACCTCGACGGCAAGCGCGACAACATCGCGCAATGTGTACACCTGCGTTGGCAGCGGCTGCGTTGCCAACGCGGCACTGAGTGCGATGCCATTCAAGGTCAGCAACACGAACCTCACGGCAACGGCGCTGGGCATCACGGCCAGTTCGGTGACCGCCGCCAACCTGATCAACTGGGCGCGCGGCGACGACACCTCCGCGAGCGGCGACTCCGCCGCCGGCCCGGAGGCCAGCCGCCCCCCCGATACCGGCATCACGGTTCGCGGCTCGGTACATGGCGACGTGCTGCACTCGCGGCCCGCGGTGATCGACTACGGCGGCACGACCGGCGTGGTGGTGTTCTACGGCGCCAACGACGGCATGTTCCGCGCCGTCAACGGCAACCAGCCCAACAACCCCAACGACCCCAGCAAGCCGAAGGGCAACTGCACGTTGTCGCCGACCTGCGCGATCTCCGTGAAGGACGCCACCGACACCACGGCCCGTGTTCCTCCGGGCGGCGAACTGTGGAGCTTCGTGCCTTCGGAGTTCTACTCCGGTCTGCAGCGGCTCTACCAGAACAGCCCGGCGCTGAAGCTGGGCAGTTCCACCGCCGGTGTCGCAAAGACCTATTTCTTCGATGGTGCACCAGGCGTCTACCAGAACAGCGCCACGGGCACGGCCTATCTCTTCCTGTCGGCGCGTCGCGGTGGGCGGCTGCTCTACGCGCTGGATGTGAGCGACCCGGTCAACCCGAAGTTCATGTGGAAGCGCAGCAACGCCGACACCGGCTTCGGGGAGCTCGGGCAGACCTGGTCGCAGCCGAAGGTGGCGATGATCAAGGGCCACGCGAACCCGGTCCTGATTTTCGGTGCCGGCTACGACACCAACGAGGATGCCGAGCCGCCCGCAGCCGACACCATGGGCCGGGGGATCTTCATCCTCGACGCGGTCACCGGCAACCTGCTGTGGCAGGCCGGGCCGGGCGGAAGCGGCACGACCTGCACCGGCAACCCCTGCAAACTGGCGGGCATGAACTACGCGATTCCAGCCGACATCACGCTGGTTGACCGCGACTTCGACGGCTACATCGATCGGCTCTACGCAGCCGACACCGGCGGCAACATCTGGCGCGTGGATCTCCAGCCGACCGGCAGCGGCGACGCGAGCACCTGGCAGGCCTCCCAGCTCGCCGCGCTCGGCGGAACCGGCGCGACCAAGCGCAAGTTCTTCTTCTCGCCCGATGTGGTGCTGACGAAGACCTACGACGTGGTGCTGGACATCACCGGCGACCGGGAGCATCCGCTGCTGACCCAGAAAGCCAGCGGCATCGTGAACCGCTTCTACATGATCAAGGACACCAACGTGGGAGGCGACGGAGCCGGCTGGACACCCGTGCGTGACGACACCAGCAGCACAGCGGACGTCGCACCGACCACACTGTTCCACGCCACCGCCTCCGCCCCTTACAACAACACCCTGAGCGGTTTCTACGTGACCCTGGGCGGCGCGGGCGAAAAGGGCGTGAACGCGCCCACCACCGTCGGCGGCATCGTCTACTTCGGCACCAATCAGCCCATCGTCCCGAGCAGCACCAGCTGCCAGGCCAACCTGGGCACGGCGCGCAGCTACGGCGTCAATTTCCTGACAGGCGCCACGACCTCCAAACTGCTTCACGGCGGTGGGCTGGCGCCGTCGCCGGTGTTCGGCGTCGTCACGGTCACCGTCGACGGCAAGGAGCGGCGGCTGCCGTTTCTGATCGGCGGCGGCGGTGGCTCCGGCGCGGACGGAAGTTCAGGGCTCGGCGCGCAAAAGCCGAACATCCCCATCAATGCAACGAGAAAGAGAACTTATTGGTATCGGGAAACCGACCGCTGA
- a CDS encoding carbon starvation CstA family protein: MPNIRRHLVWLAVAVLGAFALGTVALSRGESINALWVVTAALCTYLIAYRYYSLFIADKVLGLDANRKTPAHRHNDGLDYVPTDKNVLFGHHFAAIAGAGPLVGPVLAAQMGYLPGLLWVLAGVVFAGAVQDFIILFISTRRDGRSLGDLVKQEMGVVPGMIALFGTFMIMIIILAVLALIVVKALAESPWGSFTVAATIPVALFMGVYLRYIRPGRIGEVSVIGFVLLMAAIFGGQWVSQHPVWGPAFTFDGKALTWMLVGYGFVAASLPVWLLLAPRDYLSTFLKIGTIIALAIGIVVVMPTLQMPALTQFAQGNGPVWSGSLFPFLFITIACGAVSGFHALISSGTTPKMLDNERHARFIGYGGMLAESFVAVMALVAASCIEPGIYFAMNSPGALVGTTVQQAAATISGWGFVVTPEMLLQTAKDVGETTILGRTGGAPTLAVGMAHILHQVIGGQAMMAFWYHFAILFEALFILTAVDAGTRAGRFMLQDLLGSFVPALKRTDSLPANLIATALCVAAWGYFLYQGVVDPLGGINTLWPLFGISNQMLAAVALMLGVVVLFRMKRERYAWVAAAPAVWLLACTLTAGWQKIFSSDPKIGFLSHASKYADGLANGVLIAPAKTPEAMSRIVFNDRLDAALCALFIFVVLSVLVYSIKACFAARAANRPTTQETPFESMGAASSAAH, translated from the coding sequence ATGCCCAACATTCGCCGCCATCTGGTGTGGCTGGCCGTGGCCGTGCTCGGCGCTTTCGCGCTGGGCACCGTCGCCCTGAGCCGGGGGGAAAGCATCAACGCCCTCTGGGTCGTGACCGCCGCCCTCTGCACCTACCTGATCGCCTACCGCTACTACAGCCTGTTCATCGCCGACAAGGTGCTGGGGCTCGACGCCAACCGCAAGACGCCCGCGCACCGCCACAACGACGGCCTGGACTACGTGCCGACCGACAAGAACGTGCTGTTCGGCCACCACTTCGCGGCCATTGCGGGCGCCGGTCCGCTGGTGGGCCCGGTGCTCGCGGCGCAGATGGGCTACCTGCCCGGTCTGCTGTGGGTGCTGGCGGGCGTGGTGTTCGCGGGGGCGGTGCAGGACTTCATCATCCTGTTCATTTCCACGCGCCGCGACGGCCGCTCGCTGGGCGACCTGGTCAAGCAGGAGATGGGCGTGGTGCCCGGCATGATCGCGCTGTTCGGCACCTTCATGATCATGATCATCATCCTGGCGGTGCTGGCCCTCATCGTGGTGAAGGCGCTGGCCGAATCGCCGTGGGGCAGCTTCACGGTGGCCGCGACGATTCCCGTGGCGCTGTTCATGGGCGTGTACCTGCGCTACATCCGCCCGGGCCGCATCGGCGAGGTGTCGGTGATCGGCTTCGTGCTGCTGATGGCGGCCATCTTCGGCGGCCAGTGGGTCAGCCAGCATCCGGTGTGGGGTCCGGCCTTTACGTTCGACGGCAAGGCGCTCACCTGGATGCTCGTGGGCTACGGCTTCGTGGCCGCCAGCCTGCCGGTGTGGCTGCTGCTGGCACCGCGCGACTACCTGTCGACCTTCCTGAAGATCGGCACGATCATCGCGCTGGCCATCGGCATCGTGGTGGTGATGCCGACGCTGCAGATGCCCGCCCTCACGCAGTTTGCGCAGGGCAACGGCCCGGTGTGGTCGGGCAGCCTGTTCCCGTTCCTGTTCATCACCATCGCCTGCGGTGCCGTCTCGGGCTTCCACGCGCTGATCTCTTCGGGCACCACGCCCAAGATGCTCGACAACGAACGCCACGCGCGCTTCATCGGCTACGGCGGCATGCTGGCCGAGTCGTTCGTGGCCGTGATGGCGCTGGTGGCGGCCTCGTGCATCGAGCCGGGCATCTACTTCGCGATGAACAGCCCGGGCGCGCTGGTCGGCACCACGGTGCAACAGGCCGCCGCCACCATTTCGGGCTGGGGCTTCGTAGTCACGCCCGAGATGCTGCTGCAGACGGCCAAGGACGTGGGCGAGACCACCATCCTCGGGCGCACCGGCGGCGCGCCGACGTTGGCCGTGGGCATGGCCCACATCCTTCACCAGGTGATCGGCGGGCAGGCCATGATGGCCTTCTGGTACCACTTCGCGATTTTGTTCGAGGCGCTGTTCATCCTCACGGCGGTGGACGCCGGCACGCGCGCCGGCCGCTTCATGCTGCAGGATCTGCTGGGCAGCTTCGTGCCCGCGCTCAAGCGCACCGACTCGCTGCCGGCCAACCTGATCGCCACCGCGCTGTGCGTGGCGGCCTGGGGCTACTTCCTGTACCAGGGCGTGGTCGATCCGCTGGGCGGCATCAACACGCTGTGGCCGCTGTTCGGCATCTCCAACCAGATGCTCGCCGCGGTGGCACTCATGTTGGGTGTGGTCGTGCTGTTCCGCATGAAGCGCGAGCGCTACGCCTGGGTGGCGGCAGCGCCGGCCGTGTGGCTGCTGGCCTGCACGCTGACGGCGGGCTGGCAGAAGATCTTCTCGAGCGATCCGAAGATCGGCTTCCTGTCGCATGCGTCGAAGTACGCAGACGGCCTGGCCAACGGCGTGCTGATTGCGCCGGCCAAGACGCCCGAAGCCATGTCGCGCATCGTCTTCAACGACCGGCTCGACGCGGCGTTGTGTGCGCTGTTCATCTTCGTGGTGCTGAGCGTGCTGGTCTACAGCATCAAGGCCTGCTTCGCGGCGCGCGCGGCCAACCGGCCGACCACGCAGGAGACGCCGTTCGAGTCGATGGGCGCGGCCTCGTCCGCCGCCCACTGA
- a CDS encoding GspH/FimT family pseudopilin, whose translation MLVGRRSRGFTLIELVTVITIMAILAAIAAPSFSAFIANQRIRNVSFDLMAAITLARSQAVTRNGNVSLRKVGTDWDGGWKVSNDTLTFQNQEAYKNLSITDSAGLSAITYGKDGRPVTASTKFTIAPSAAVSGVSSRCISIGLSGVPSSNTGAC comes from the coding sequence ATGCTGGTAGGCCGCCGCTCGCGCGGCTTCACGCTGATCGAATTGGTCACGGTCATCACGATCATGGCGATCCTGGCTGCCATCGCGGCGCCTTCTTTCAGCGCATTCATTGCCAACCAGCGCATTCGCAACGTCTCCTTCGACCTGATGGCAGCCATCACGCTCGCCCGGAGCCAGGCTGTGACCCGAAACGGCAATGTGTCCCTGCGCAAGGTCGGCACCGACTGGGACGGCGGCTGGAAGGTGAGCAACGACACCCTCACGTTCCAGAACCAGGAGGCCTACAAGAACCTCTCCATCACCGACTCGGCGGGCCTGAGCGCCATCACCTACGGCAAGGACGGCCGCCCGGTGACAGCGAGCACGAAATTCACCATCGCACCATCAGCCGCGGTGAGCGGCGTGAGTTCGCGCTGCATCTCCATCGGCCTGAGTGGCGTGCCGAGCAGCAACACAGGAGCCTGCTAG
- a CDS encoding pilus assembly PilX family protein yields the protein MNRLKNDRTRRGQSGATLLVSMIFLVVLTLMVVSAVKVTTVNTKLVGNMQTENEANAAAMQAIEAAISTDFTSMPKASTTTVDINNSGQAGSAYTVAVPAPVCTGIKPIKLSELDASQASDQPCYVSGASQNTGIAGGGTGGDSLCSNSNWEVNATATPPAGGAAAATTHQGIAVRVVVGAAC from the coding sequence ATGAACCGTTTGAAAAATGACCGCACCCGCCGGGGCCAATCGGGTGCGACCTTGCTGGTCTCGATGATCTTCCTGGTGGTACTGACGCTCATGGTCGTTTCTGCAGTCAAAGTCACCACCGTCAACACAAAGCTGGTCGGCAACATGCAGACCGAGAACGAAGCCAATGCGGCCGCGATGCAGGCAATCGAAGCGGCGATCAGCACCGACTTCACCTCGATGCCGAAGGCCAGCACCACCACAGTGGACATCAACAACAGCGGCCAGGCCGGCTCCGCGTACACCGTCGCCGTGCCGGCGCCCGTTTGTACCGGTATCAAGCCCATCAAGCTCAGCGAGCTGGACGCCAGCCAGGCCAGCGACCAGCCCTGCTATGTGAGCGGCGCCTCGCAGAACACGGGCATCGCCGGCGGGGGCACAGGCGGCGATTCGCTGTGCTCGAACTCGAACTGGGAAGTCAACGCAACTGCCACGCCGCCCGCAGGCGGCGCAGCCGCGGCAACCACGCACCAGGGCATCGCGGTGCGCGTCGTGGTAGGTGCAGCATGTTGA
- a CDS encoding type IV pilin protein has protein sequence MTQHSQARTSGGFTLIEVMITVAIVAILASIAYPSYLRYIIRSNRSAAQGYMLEVTNLQQRYLLDARAYAANLATLNSSVPSHVSSNYTVTTAPKTGTTLPGFRVTATPIGSQLARDTDCAELTIDESGTKTASGNSGVAGCW, from the coding sequence ATGACCCAGCATTCGCAGGCGCGCACAAGCGGCGGCTTCACATTGATCGAAGTGATGATCACGGTGGCCATCGTGGCCATCCTGGCGTCGATCGCCTACCCGTCCTACCTGCGCTACATCATTCGGTCCAACCGGTCGGCGGCCCAGGGTTACATGCTTGAGGTCACCAACCTGCAGCAGCGCTATCTGCTGGATGCACGGGCCTACGCCGCCAATCTTGCAACGCTGAATTCGAGCGTTCCTTCCCATGTGTCGTCCAACTACACGGTCACGACCGCCCCCAAGACCGGAACCACGCTGCCGGGCTTTCGGGTCACGGCCACGCCGATCGGCAGTCAACTCGCCAGGGATACCGATTGCGCAGAGCTGACGATCGACGAATCGGGGACAAAGACCGCGTCGGGCAACAGCGGAGTTGCAGGATGCTGGTAG
- a CDS encoding DUF6502 family protein, which translates to MEHRLDWALAACARILRPVVRLALAMGVKHPHLEALLRDLLIEEAQRTWRGQGVPRPNLSQLSVTTGLNRKVVTAKVRATVDPLPHTELSAAAKTFTLWLQMTTDDDTLRRLPVVTEGDGPSFERVARLASRGNVHHRTILDELVRLQMVAESDGTAELTADGFVPVEDLQSMLAFLGDNGRDHLLAAVSNTLGDTPRMLERAVYARGLTLADCTAIERLVRERWAGLHHELAREMTQAVDRAAPDAKAKARIRVGIYTYYEDDEGAPPAGAPQKNEPPR; encoded by the coding sequence ATGGAACACCGGCTGGACTGGGCCCTTGCCGCCTGCGCTCGCATCCTCAGGCCCGTGGTCCGGCTGGCGCTGGCCATGGGCGTCAAGCACCCGCACCTGGAAGCCCTGCTGCGCGACCTGCTCATCGAGGAAGCCCAGCGCACCTGGCGCGGCCAGGGCGTGCCCCGGCCCAACCTCAGCCAGCTTTCGGTCACCACCGGGCTGAACCGCAAGGTCGTCACCGCCAAGGTCCGCGCGACCGTCGACCCGCTGCCCCACACCGAGCTGTCAGCGGCGGCCAAGACTTTTACGTTGTGGTTACAGATGACCACCGACGACGACACCCTGCGCCGCCTGCCCGTCGTCACCGAGGGTGACGGGCCGTCGTTCGAGCGCGTGGCCCGCCTGGCCAGCCGGGGCAACGTGCACCACCGCACCATCCTCGACGAGCTGGTGCGCCTGCAGATGGTGGCCGAAAGCGACGGCACCGCCGAACTCACGGCCGACGGCTTCGTGCCGGTGGAAGACCTGCAATCGATGCTCGCCTTCCTGGGCGACAACGGCCGCGACCACCTGCTGGCCGCCGTCTCCAACACCCTGGGCGACACGCCCCGCATGCTCGAGCGCGCCGTGTACGCGCGCGGGCTCACGCTGGCCGACTGCACAGCCATCGAACGCCTCGTGCGCGAACGCTGGGCCGGCCTGCACCACGAGCTGGCCCGCGAGATGACCCAGGCCGTCGACCGCGCGGCCCCCGACGCCAAGGCGAAGGCGCGCATCCGCGTCGGCATCTACACGTATTACGAAGACGATGAAGGCGCGCCCCCTGCCGGCGCGCCCCAGAAGAACGAGCCTCCCCGATGA
- a CDS encoding PilW family protein, with amino-acid sequence MVHRQRISRGFTLVELMVAITLGLFLLIGLSSLLVSTVSSRSELDKSSRQIDNGRYALQVLSKDIQLAGFVGASSSTAFANMTPVACPTGITDLGYAATTSPGTSSVPLPVYALDSVPSCFDNVMPGTAMLVVTRVSTNAVNVASAASGERYLQVSTCTNDSLPFVAATGSSAASFTLRQKDCLASSLAPLRKIVQHVYFLSTCNACGSDTTPTLKMAEYLNGAMTITPLVEGIENVQFDYGIDMDANGSPDCYTSNPHSPPTTEVAAAVCPQTTPAYDWTAAATNWANVMAIRIHVLARNTEASSGWTDERTYDLGLATPTAGPFNDHVKRHVYSTVARLYNNSGQREVP; translated from the coding sequence ATGGTTCACCGCCAGCGGATCAGCCGGGGGTTCACGCTGGTCGAGTTGATGGTGGCTATCACCCTGGGCCTGTTCCTTCTGATCGGCCTGAGCAGCCTGCTCGTGTCGACCGTGAGTTCGCGTTCGGAACTCGACAAGTCCTCGCGGCAGATCGACAACGGGCGCTACGCATTGCAGGTGCTCAGCAAAGACATACAGCTCGCCGGTTTTGTCGGTGCATCCTCAAGCACGGCTTTCGCCAACATGACGCCCGTGGCTTGCCCCACGGGCATTACGGACCTCGGCTACGCGGCGACAACGAGCCCAGGCACCTCCAGCGTCCCCCTGCCGGTCTACGCGCTGGACAGCGTGCCGAGTTGCTTCGACAACGTCATGCCTGGCACTGCCATGCTGGTCGTCACCCGCGTCAGCACCAACGCGGTGAACGTGGCGTCGGCGGCCAGCGGCGAGCGCTACCTGCAGGTATCCACCTGCACGAATGACTCGCTGCCCTTCGTGGCGGCCACCGGGTCCTCGGCGGCGAGCTTCACGCTGAGGCAGAAGGACTGCCTTGCGTCCAGCCTCGCGCCGCTGCGCAAGATCGTGCAGCACGTGTACTTCTTGAGCACCTGCAACGCATGCGGCTCCGACACCACGCCCACGCTCAAGATGGCCGAGTACCTCAACGGCGCAATGACCATCACGCCGCTGGTCGAAGGCATCGAGAACGTCCAGTTCGACTACGGCATCGACATGGATGCCAACGGTTCGCCGGATTGCTATACCAGCAATCCGCACAGCCCTCCCACGACGGAAGTCGCGGCTGCCGTGTGCCCACAAACAACGCCCGCCTATGACTGGACGGCCGCCGCGACCAATTGGGCCAACGTGATGGCAATCCGCATTCACGTGCTGGCGCGCAACACGGAAGCCAGCAGCGGCTGGACCGACGAAAGAACCTACGACCTTGGCCTGGCGACGCCGACCGCAGGGCCATTCAATGACCACGTCAAGCGGCACGTCTACAGCACGGTTGCCCGCCTCTACAACAACTCAGGCCAGAGAGAAGTGCCATGA
- the pilV gene encoding type IV pilus modification protein PilV: MSPRRSSNRRLHVAAPQHGIALIEVLVSLVILLFGLLGLVGVSSRSSLAEMESYQRIQALQLVQDMADRLNANRKVASCYSNDATGVQLGTGTGNTGAPSCTIGNAQQQARATADLAAWDNMLKGQAEIQSGANLGAMIGAIGCVTLDDAADNVYMIAVSWQGLAKTAAPTLADGSTAFPCGNGSYGDEKLHRVVTTKVRMGALS, from the coding sequence ATGTCGCCCCGTCGTTCTTCCAACCGCCGTCTCCATGTGGCCGCGCCCCAGCATGGGATCGCGCTGATCGAAGTGCTGGTCTCGCTCGTCATCCTCTTGTTCGGCCTGCTCGGCCTGGTGGGGGTGAGCAGCCGCTCGAGCCTGGCCGAGATGGAGTCCTACCAGCGGATCCAGGCCCTGCAACTCGTACAAGACATGGCGGACCGTCTCAACGCCAACCGGAAAGTCGCGAGTTGCTACTCCAACGATGCGACCGGCGTGCAATTGGGCACGGGCACTGGCAATACGGGGGCCCCGAGCTGCACCATCGGCAATGCACAGCAACAGGCGCGAGCCACGGCCGATCTTGCGGCCTGGGACAACATGCTCAAGGGACAGGCCGAGATCCAGTCGGGCGCAAACCTCGGCGCCATGATCGGCGCCATCGGCTGCGTAACCCTCGACGATGCCGCCGACAACGTCTACATGATTGCCGTGTCCTGGCAAGGCCTCGCCAAGACGGCCGCGCCGACCCTGGCCGATGGCAGCACCGCGTTTCCCTGCGGCAACGGCAGCTATGGCGATGAAAAACTGCACCGGGTCGTCACCACAAAGGTTCGAATGGGAGCACTGTCGTGA
- a CDS encoding DUF5666 domain-containing protein yields MNTTLTSLRLARGLLMAGVMALLLSCGGGGGSGGGTPGFGAPGSAASGTGTGGGGGDGGSGDAGSGTGSGTGSNGGGDTTAGNTNGDGSGVGSGGTGVSADAAGIGAADGLGSVILNGLRYNTDSATFSLEDTTELQIGMSARIAGKVDADFNNGIAATVVSAAELRGAVSAIDPKDGSFTVMGARVTTDNATVWAGAKGDTDLVDGTIVQVWGLPAAPGTLRATRVQVAPATTAPLVTGTVQNLDRGAQQFTLGLLTVDFGGAAFGPGIDAASLANGAIVRVRGTAAPAAGRFTATQVQGWYAIPSADGIALQLAGVVTDFATLGDFRVLGNKIDARNAQIPPGTVGAVGNGVKVEVDGFLSGQVLVAKKLRIRYVPGTGGPVSFTVIGPIANYVSAADFIVRGQRVDASGSGTIFDNGTAADLGNTRRVTVVGDRVVDGVLIAQRVSFTLP; encoded by the coding sequence ATGAACACCACCCTCACCTCCTTGCGACTCGCGCGCGGCCTGCTCATGGCCGGCGTCATGGCCCTGCTTCTGTCCTGCGGAGGCGGCGGCGGCAGTGGCGGCGGCACGCCGGGCTTCGGCGCGCCCGGCAGCGCGGCCAGCGGCACCGGCACCGGCGGTGGGGGCGGCGACGGCGGCTCGGGTGACGCAGGCAGCGGCACCGGCAGTGGTACTGGCAGCAACGGCGGCGGCGACACCACCGCCGGCAACACCAACGGCGACGGCTCGGGCGTGGGCTCCGGCGGCACCGGCGTGAGCGCCGACGCCGCCGGCATCGGCGCGGCCGACGGCCTGGGCAGCGTGATCCTCAACGGCCTGCGCTACAACACCGACAGCGCCACCTTCAGCCTCGAGGACACCACCGAACTGCAGATCGGCATGAGCGCGCGCATCGCCGGCAAGGTCGATGCCGACTTCAACAACGGCATCGCCGCCACGGTCGTCTCGGCCGCCGAGCTGCGCGGCGCCGTGTCGGCCATCGACCCGAAGGACGGCAGCTTCACCGTCATGGGTGCCCGCGTGACCACCGACAACGCCACCGTCTGGGCCGGCGCCAAGGGCGACACCGACCTCGTCGACGGCACCATCGTGCAGGTGTGGGGCCTGCCCGCCGCACCGGGCACGCTGCGCGCCACGCGTGTCCAGGTGGCGCCCGCCACCACCGCCCCGCTGGTGACCGGCACCGTGCAGAACCTCGACCGCGGCGCCCAGCAGTTCACGCTCGGCCTGCTGACCGTCGACTTCGGCGGCGCCGCCTTCGGCCCCGGCATCGACGCCGCGAGCCTGGCCAACGGCGCCATCGTCCGCGTGCGCGGCACGGCGGCACCGGCCGCCGGCCGCTTCACCGCCACCCAGGTGCAGGGCTGGTACGCCATTCCCTCGGCCGACGGCATCGCGCTGCAGCTGGCGGGCGTGGTCACCGACTTCGCCACGCTGGGCGACTTCCGCGTGCTCGGCAACAAGATCGACGCGCGCAATGCGCAGATCCCCCCCGGGACGGTCGGCGCCGTCGGCAACGGCGTGAAGGTCGAGGTCGACGGCTTCCTCTCGGGCCAAGTGCTCGTGGCCAAGAAACTGCGCATCCGCTACGTGCCCGGCACCGGCGGGCCCGTGTCGTTCACCGTGATCGGCCCCATCGCCAACTACGTGTCGGCCGCCGACTTCATCGTGCGCGGCCAGCGTGTGGATGCCAGCGGCTCCGGTACCATCTTCGACAACGGCACCGCCGCCGACCTGGGCAACACCAGGCGCGTGACCGTCGTCGGCGACCGCGTGGTCGACGGCGTGCTCATTGCACAACGCGTGAGCTTCACGTTGCCCTGA